A window of the Planctomycetota bacterium genome harbors these coding sequences:
- the mtnA gene encoding S-methyl-5-thioribose-1-phosphate isomerase, with protein MPEPTVRWVGGLEGRMELIDQTLLPAEYKTIAPRTVEEVWEAIKVLRIRGAPAIGVAAAMGVVVGLKDVPDDEKAVLARINQTCDYLATSRPTAVNLFWALDRMRRVAEERRGEGGQAVKEALLAEAKAIRDEDAAMCRAIGDAGQHLITEGCGVLTHCNAGSLATAEYGTALAPLYRAHEAGRKFRVYVDETRPLLQGARLTMWELGRAGIDATLICDNTAAVVMREGKVDLVLVGADRIAANGDVANKIGTYGLAILAQHHGIPFCVAAPSSTFDLSIKSGHEIPIEERGAEEVTEGFGRRTAPAESKVYCPAFDVTPADLIAGIITERGLIKKPNRRRIAKALA; from the coding sequence ATGCCTGAGCCCACGGTCCGCTGGGTCGGCGGCCTCGAAGGCCGCATGGAACTCATCGACCAGACCCTTCTGCCCGCCGAGTACAAGACAATCGCGCCTCGGACGGTCGAAGAGGTCTGGGAGGCGATCAAGGTGCTGCGCATCCGCGGGGCGCCCGCGATCGGCGTGGCGGCGGCGATGGGCGTCGTCGTCGGCCTCAAGGACGTGCCGGACGACGAAAAGGCGGTCCTCGCCCGCATCAACCAGACTTGCGACTATCTCGCCACGAGCCGCCCGACCGCCGTCAACCTCTTCTGGGCCCTCGACCGGATGCGCCGCGTCGCCGAGGAGCGTCGCGGCGAAGGCGGCCAGGCCGTCAAGGAAGCGCTCCTCGCCGAGGCCAAGGCCATCCGCGACGAGGATGCCGCTATGTGCCGCGCCATCGGCGACGCCGGCCAGCACCTCATCACCGAGGGCTGCGGCGTCCTGACGCACTGCAACGCGGGGAGCCTGGCGACGGCGGAATATGGGACGGCCCTCGCGCCGCTCTACCGTGCCCACGAAGCCGGGCGCAAGTTCCGCGTCTATGTGGACGAGACGCGCCCGCTCCTTCAGGGGGCGCGCCTCACGATGTGGGAACTCGGCCGGGCCGGCATCGACGCGACGCTTATCTGCGATAACACTGCCGCCGTCGTCATGCGCGAGGGAAAGGTGGACCTCGTCCTCGTCGGGGCGGACCGGATCGCGGCGAACGGCGACGTGGCCAACAAGATCGGGACCTACGGCCTGGCGATCCTCGCGCAGCACCACGGCATTCCGTTCTGCGTCGCCGCTCCGTCGAGCACGTTCGACCTCTCCATCAAGTCCGGCCACGAGATTCCTATCGAGGAGCGGGGGGCGGAAGAAGTGACGGAAGGCTTCGGCCGGCGGACAGCGCCGGCGGAATCAAAAGTCTATTGCCCGGCGTTCGACGTGACGCCCGCGGACCTGATCGCCGGAATCATCACGGAGCGCGGCCTCATCAAGAAACCCAACCGCCGCCGCATCGCCAAGGCGCTCGCGTAG
- the purE gene encoding 5-(carboxyamino)imidazole ribonucleotide mutase — protein MGSDSDAEAMRPCLDTLAEFGIPYEVRVISAHRTPDAAHEYARAAADRGLACLIAAAGGAAHLAGVLASLTPLPVIGIPIQTSSVGGIDSLLSTVQMPAGVPVATVAIGKAGPVNAAILAAQILALADAGLRKKLVAYKARLADRVAQADRNLSFDPSLDPEALDGGKPDA, from the coding sequence ATGGGCAGCGACTCGGACGCCGAGGCGATGCGGCCGTGCCTCGACACGCTGGCCGAGTTCGGCATCCCGTACGAGGTCCGGGTGATCTCGGCCCACCGGACGCCGGACGCGGCCCACGAGTACGCGCGGGCGGCGGCGGATCGGGGATTGGCGTGCCTCATCGCGGCGGCGGGCGGGGCCGCCCACCTGGCCGGCGTTCTCGCGAGCCTGACGCCCTTGCCGGTCATCGGCATCCCCATCCAGACGAGTTCGGTCGGGGGCATCGACAGCCTGCTCTCGACGGTCCAGATGCCGGCCGGCGTGCCGGTGGCGACGGTCGCGATCGGCAAGGCCGGTCCCGTCAACGCCGCCATCCTCGCCGCCCAGATTCTCGCCCTGGCCGATGCCGGGCTTCGCAAGAAACTCGTCGCCTACAAGGCCCGCCTGGCGGATCGCGTCGCCCAGGCGGACCGGAACCTGTCGTTCGACCCATCGCTCGACCCAGAGGCTCTCGACGGGGGGAAGCCGGATGCCTGA